In one Aquabacterium sp. OR-4 genomic region, the following are encoded:
- a CDS encoding pilin glycosylation ligase domain-containing protein has protein sequence MRFTRPRPLNPANAAPEGWPVAAMAAIALPLLFSYELPPAHRTVQQCLSVLGWGLCLMLAARLNAGHRRAHWPLPAALGALLLAALASVVWLQAARAPALTSAGLLLVALLVADAGHRQAQGARAQACFEAVCAAILLAARLNAVIGIVQLALPLLPDLPMLATTRVPGRATGNLRQANQLASLMLWGLVATAHLHGARAGTRRGWVLAIDAVLLSAALALSGSRWGLAGLALLAAWALLDRCASPALRRGLAIAAAACLATALLGLWLSEHGAQASGLAARLQADTGPDAGRNGRWPLWQAAWSLALQHPWTGVGWGQFNLAWSLQPVAHRGTALFNHAHNLPLQLWAEMGLLAGSAVLAMLGLALARLLRRCIGDTSPQGAMRRSCWLFMLVMLGHSLLEFPLWHAYFLLPSVWLLAFGLATEPNQTPEQAPGPARHAGMGRIRLGLALACVMAGAAALLDYLHLTHAPLPADARGRPPSSSLLFAHVADHRTARETAAVDPPVLRSALAFLVDPVLLDRWATHLETTGRIDDAWAVRRRLHELASRTDRSATAPLPDCPGDHRADRWRELLALAPGARRHETVAAGAC, from the coding sequence GTGCGATTCACCCGTCCGCGTCCGCTGAACCCGGCCAACGCCGCGCCTGAAGGCTGGCCGGTGGCCGCGATGGCTGCCATCGCGCTGCCGCTGCTGTTCAGCTACGAACTGCCGCCCGCCCATCGCACGGTGCAGCAATGCCTGTCGGTGCTGGGATGGGGTTTGTGCCTGATGCTGGCGGCGCGTCTGAACGCTGGGCACCGGCGCGCCCACTGGCCATTGCCTGCGGCCCTTGGCGCGCTGTTGCTGGCCGCGCTGGCCAGCGTGGTCTGGCTGCAGGCCGCCCGCGCGCCGGCCTTGACCAGCGCAGGCCTGCTGCTTGTTGCGTTGCTGGTGGCCGATGCCGGCCACCGACAGGCCCAGGGTGCACGGGCGCAGGCGTGTTTTGAGGCCGTGTGCGCGGCCATTTTGCTGGCCGCCCGGCTCAACGCCGTGATCGGCATCGTGCAGCTGGCACTGCCCTTGCTGCCAGATTTGCCGATGCTGGCCACCACCCGCGTGCCAGGCCGTGCCACCGGCAACCTGCGCCAGGCCAACCAGCTGGCCAGCCTGATGCTCTGGGGGCTGGTGGCCACGGCCCACCTGCACGGTGCGCGGGCCGGCACACGCCGCGGCTGGGTGCTGGCCATCGACGCGGTGCTGCTGTCGGCGGCACTGGCTCTGAGCGGCTCGCGCTGGGGCCTGGCCGGCCTGGCACTGCTGGCCGCCTGGGCACTGCTGGATCGGTGCGCCTCGCCCGCCCTGCGTCGCGGGCTGGCCATCGCCGCCGCTGCTTGCCTCGCCACCGCCCTGCTCGGCCTGTGGCTCAGCGAGCACGGCGCGCAGGCCTCAGGCCTGGCCGCCCGTCTGCAGGCCGACACCGGCCCCGACGCAGGGCGAAATGGCCGGTGGCCGCTCTGGCAGGCAGCCTGGTCGCTGGCCCTGCAGCACCCTTGGACGGGCGTGGGCTGGGGCCAATTCAACCTCGCCTGGTCACTGCAGCCGGTGGCCCATCGCGGCACGGCCTTGTTCAACCACGCGCACAACCTGCCGCTGCAGCTGTGGGCCGAGATGGGCCTGCTGGCCGGCTCGGCCGTGCTGGCCATGCTGGGCCTGGCGCTGGCCAGGCTGCTGCGGCGCTGCATCGGCGACACCTCGCCGCAGGGCGCCATGCGCCGCAGCTGCTGGCTGTTCATGCTGGTGATGCTGGGTCACAGCCTGCTGGAGTTTCCGCTGTGGCACGCGTACTTTCTGCTGCCCAGCGTGTGGCTGCTGGCCTTTGGACTGGCGACAGAACCGAACCAGACACCCGAACAAGCACCTGGCCCTGCGCGCCATGCCGGCATGGGCCGGATCAGACTCGGGCTTGCGCTGGCCTGCGTGATGGCCGGCGCGGCCGCCCTGCTCGACTACCTGCACCTGACCCACGCGCCCTTGCCGGCCGATGCGCGCGGCCGCCCGCCGTCTAGCAGCCTGCTTTTCGCCCATGTGGCCGATCATCGAACGGCACGCGAAACGGCGGCCGTTGATCCTCCGGTGCTGCGCAGTGCACTGGCTTTTCTGGTCGACCCCGTGTTGCTGGACCGATGGGCCACGCATCTCGAGACCACGGGGCGGATCGACGATGCCTGGGCCGTTCGGCGGCGCCTGCACGAGTTGGCGTCCCGCACCGACCGCAGCGCGACAGCGCCCTTGCCCGACTGCCCTGGCGACCACCGCGCCGACCGCTGGCGCGAGCTCTTGGCCCTCGCACCCGGAGCGCGGCGCCATGAAACCGTCGCGGCAGGCGCCTGCTAG
- a CDS encoding pilin, which yields MKRNLQQGFTLIELMIVIAIVGILAAVALPAYRDYTLKARNAETIAAGSAMQSTIAEFASVNKDMPTTVDSPTLASTSHVGSVAWTRTSATAGTILITMKAAAPAQEEMRSKTVVLSASMSSDGGVVWTCGPGATEPMPVKFLPSTCQTAAGSS from the coding sequence ATGAAGCGCAACCTGCAACAAGGTTTTACCCTGATCGAACTGATGATCGTGATCGCGATCGTCGGCATCCTGGCCGCCGTGGCCCTGCCCGCCTACCGTGACTACACGCTGAAGGCACGCAATGCCGAGACGATTGCCGCGGGCTCGGCCATGCAGAGCACGATCGCTGAATTTGCCTCGGTGAACAAGGACATGCCCACCACCGTGGACAGCCCGACCCTCGCCAGCACCTCGCATGTGGGTTCGGTGGCCTGGACGCGTACCAGCGCAACTGCCGGCACGATCCTGATCACGATGAAGGCGGCCGCACCGGCGCAAGAAGAAATGCGCAGCAAGACCGTGGTGCTGAGCGCTTCGATGTCCAGCGACGGCGGCGTGGTCTGGACCTGTGGCCCGGGCGCCACCGAGCCGATGCCGGTGAAGTTCCTGCCGTCGACCTGCCAGACCGCAGCCGGTTCGTCCTGA
- a CDS encoding MBL fold metallo-hydrolase, protein MQIRVLGCSGSIAAGSRTTAFLLDDDVLIDAGTGVGDLTLDELAQVQDILLTHSHLDHVLGVPLLADSVMRRRAGRAPIRVHGLPATLQALRDHVFNGQIWPDFTCLPSAERPILSLHPFETGQVLALGDRRIEVLPALHTVPAVGFAVLAQPGAWVFTGDTAPNDALWQRLQTLPVAHLVIETAFRNDEHRLAVLSRHLHPAALGQELAHLAPGAQVWITHVKPGELDAVMSEIAALAPGHTVTALTAGQRIVLT, encoded by the coding sequence ATGCAGATTCGCGTCCTGGGCTGCTCAGGCTCCATTGCCGCCGGCAGCCGCACCACGGCCTTCCTGCTCGACGACGACGTCCTGATCGACGCGGGCACCGGCGTGGGCGATCTGACGCTCGACGAGCTCGCCCAGGTCCAGGACATCCTGCTCACCCATTCACACCTCGACCATGTGCTGGGCGTGCCGCTGCTGGCCGACAGCGTGATGCGCCGGCGCGCCGGGCGCGCACCGATCCGCGTGCACGGCCTGCCAGCCACCCTGCAGGCCTTGCGCGACCATGTGTTCAACGGCCAGATCTGGCCCGACTTCACCTGCCTGCCTTCGGCCGAACGGCCGATCCTGAGCCTGCACCCCTTCGAGACGGGCCAGGTGCTGGCGCTGGGTGACCGCCGCATCGAGGTGCTGCCGGCCCTGCACACCGTGCCGGCCGTGGGCTTTGCGGTGCTGGCCCAGCCGGGCGCCTGGGTGTTCACTGGCGACACGGCCCCCAACGACGCGCTGTGGCAACGGCTGCAGACCCTGCCCGTGGCGCACCTGGTGATCGAGACCGCATTCCGCAACGACGAGCACCGCCTGGCGGTGCTGAGCCGCCACCTGCACCCGGCCGCCCTGGGCCAGGAACTGGCCCACCTGGCGCCCGGCGCCCAGGTGTGGATCACCCATGTGAAGCCCGGCGAGCTGGATGCCGTGATGTCCGAAATCGCCGCGCTGGCCCCTGGCCACACCGTCACCGCGCTGACGGCGGGTCAACGCATCGTGCTGACCTGA
- a CDS encoding FHA domain-containing protein — translation MGKLVVSLDGVVIKEVQITKDKTTLGRRPYNDIVIDNLAVSGEHAVLQMVGNDVFIEDLNSTNGTYINGKAIKKQLLAHNDTVEIGKYKIKFLVEEGNDFEKTMIMRPGSSTGVPPHPSYAQAPASHTSSLGGGMSAGMGSMGAGMSSAAASIKVLTGAAAGRAVTLTKVVTTVGKPGVQVASITRRPNGYVLAHVEGVQRPTINGVPIAGDTAPLHHGDLIELAGTQMQFVQA, via the coding sequence ATGGGCAAGCTGGTTGTGTCTCTCGACGGTGTGGTGATCAAGGAGGTCCAGATCACCAAGGACAAGACCACGCTCGGCCGGCGGCCTTACAACGACATCGTCATCGACAACCTGGCAGTCAGCGGCGAGCACGCCGTGCTGCAGATGGTGGGCAACGACGTCTTCATCGAAGACCTCAACAGCACCAACGGCACCTACATCAACGGCAAGGCCATCAAGAAGCAGCTGCTGGCGCACAACGACACGGTCGAGATCGGCAAGTACAAGATCAAGTTCCTGGTCGAAGAAGGCAACGACTTCGAAAAGACCATGATCATGCGACCGGGCAGCAGCACCGGTGTGCCGCCGCACCCCTCGTACGCCCAGGCCCCCGCCAGCCACACCAGCTCGCTGGGTGGCGGCATGTCGGCGGGCATGGGCTCGATGGGCGCCGGCATGTCCTCGGCTGCCGCGTCGATCAAGGTGCTCACCGGCGCGGCGGCCGGCCGGGCCGTCACCCTGACCAAGGTGGTTACCACGGTCGGCAAACCCGGCGTGCAGGTGGCCTCGATCACGCGCCGGCCCAACGGCTACGTGCTGGCCCATGTGGAAGGCGTACAGCGCCCCACGATCAACGGTGTGCCGATTGCCGGTGACACCGCCCCGCTGCATCACGGCGACCTGATCGAGCTGGCCGGCACCCAGATGCAGTTCGTGCAGGCCTGA
- a CDS encoding Stp1/IreP family PP2C-type Ser/Thr phosphatase produces the protein MSFEFFHAVDTGRSRTNNEDSVAVDEANALAVLADGMGGYNAGEVASGMATSFICTELGRWLAQAAQRASDLEVRRAMDICVDNANRAIFNAANANPQYAGMGTTLVVAVFREGQLRLGHVGDSRAYRWRGGQLNQITRDHSLLQEQIDAGLITPEQAAFSANKNLVTRAVGVEDTVLLETHLHEVQPGDVYLMCSDGLSDMLDDPMIARLLQTHDALPAAGKALIDAANEAGGKDNIALILVRVAGGSAAPGRPWWKFGR, from the coding sequence ATGAGCTTCGAGTTCTTTCACGCCGTCGACACCGGTCGCTCGCGCACCAACAACGAGGATTCGGTGGCCGTCGACGAGGCCAATGCGCTGGCCGTCCTGGCCGACGGCATGGGCGGCTACAACGCCGGCGAGGTGGCCAGCGGCATGGCGACCAGCTTCATCTGCACCGAGCTCGGCCGTTGGCTGGCCCAGGCCGCCCAGCGCGCCAGCGATCTGGAAGTGCGGCGCGCGATGGACATCTGCGTCGACAACGCCAACCGCGCCATCTTCAACGCCGCCAACGCCAACCCGCAGTACGCCGGCATGGGCACCACGCTGGTGGTGGCGGTGTTCCGCGAAGGCCAGCTGCGGCTGGGGCATGTGGGCGATTCACGCGCCTACCGCTGGCGCGGCGGTCAGCTCAACCAGATCACGCGCGACCACTCGCTGCTGCAGGAGCAGATCGACGCCGGTCTGATCACCCCCGAGCAGGCGGCGTTTTCGGCCAACAAGAACCTCGTCACGCGCGCAGTGGGGGTCGAAGACACGGTGCTGCTCGAGACCCATCTGCACGAGGTGCAGCCTGGCGACGTCTACCTGATGTGCTCGGACGGCCTGTCGGACATGCTCGACGACCCGATGATTGCGCGGCTGTTGCAGACGCACGACGCCCTACCTGCCGCGGGCAAGGCCCTGATCGACGCCGCCAATGAGGCTGGTGGAAAAGATAATATTGCGTTGATACTCGTGCGCGTGGCGGGTGGTTCGGCAGCACCCGGACGTCCGTGGTGGAAGTTCGGGCGCTGA
- a CDS encoding serine/threonine-protein kinase, with protein sequence MAWFSFLRRDAASAKPAPTPPLLAGRYRIGARLGGGAVGEVYEAVDLRTGAPVAVKRIPLAADIPSAERAEWLSRLHREADISHRLEHPDILTVHEAGLTAQEAWLAMERVHGNDLSRYTQPQRLLPETLVLRIGARVGAALAHAHVRGIVHRDLKPSNVVVDLGTGVLKLIDFGVARVDDASQTRTGMTLGTPAYMAPEQLAGAPASAATDTYALGVMLFELLCGRRPHQADTLGELLRSTHREPPARLGVLRRDLPPAVVGAIERLLAREPEQRPADLADWSSELAALAAVMARVLAPDVAFRL encoded by the coding sequence GTGGCCTGGTTCTCGTTTCTCCGCCGCGACGCGGCCTCGGCCAAACCTGCGCCGACCCCGCCGCTGCTGGCGGGCCGCTACCGCATCGGCGCCCGCCTGGGCGGCGGCGCCGTGGGCGAGGTCTACGAGGCCGTTGACCTGCGCACCGGCGCGCCGGTGGCCGTCAAGCGCATCCCGCTGGCGGCCGACATCCCCTCGGCCGAGCGCGCCGAATGGCTCTCGCGCCTGCACCGCGAGGCCGACATCTCGCACCGCCTCGAGCACCCCGACATCCTGACCGTGCACGAGGCCGGCCTCACCGCGCAAGAGGCCTGGCTGGCGATGGAGCGGGTGCATGGCAACGATCTCAGCCGCTACACCCAGCCGCAGCGCCTGCTGCCCGAGACCCTGGTGCTGCGCATCGGCGCGCGGGTGGGGGCGGCGCTGGCCCACGCGCATGTGCGCGGCATCGTGCACCGCGACCTCAAGCCCTCCAACGTGGTGGTCGATCTGGGCACCGGCGTGCTCAAGCTGATCGACTTCGGCGTTGCCCGGGTTGACGATGCCAGCCAGACCCGCACCGGCATGACCCTCGGCACACCCGCCTACATGGCGCCCGAGCAATTGGCCGGCGCACCGGCCAGCGCCGCCACCGACACCTATGCGCTGGGCGTGATGCTGTTCGAGCTGCTGTGCGGCCGGCGACCCCACCAGGCCGACACCCTGGGCGAACTGCTGCGCTCCACCCACCGTGAGCCGCCGGCCCGCCTGGGCGTGCTGCGCCGCGATCTGCCGCCGGCGGTGGTGGGCGCCATCGAGCGCCTGCTGGCGCGCGAGCCCGAGCAACGGCCCGCCGATCTGGCCGACTGGTCGTCCGAGCTGGCGGCACTGGCCGCAGTGATGGCGCGCGTTCTCGCGCCCGATGTCGCGTTCCGTCTGTAG
- a CDS encoding TerC family protein, with protein MDLLLHADFWIAVGQIIMIDILLGGDNAVVIALACRKLPPQQRAQGILWGTVGAILLRVVLIFFALTLLQVPFLKLVGAALLIWIGVKLLAPGDEDEHGNIEGSDKLWAAVRTVIVADLVMSVDNVIAIAGAAEGAGGDHKMPLVVFGLLVSIPIIVWGSQFVIKLMDRFPVVITIGGMLLGWIAGTMSVGDPALAKLIPQAAVGEAVASVRYSAGVAGALLVLALGMLLKRRAQAAKTD; from the coding sequence ATGGACCTGCTGTTGCACGCCGACTTCTGGATCGCCGTCGGTCAGATCATCATGATCGACATCCTGCTCGGGGGCGACAACGCCGTCGTCATCGCGCTCGCCTGCCGCAAGCTGCCGCCGCAGCAGCGCGCGCAGGGCATCCTGTGGGGCACGGTGGGCGCCATCCTGCTGCGCGTGGTGCTGATCTTCTTTGCACTCACGCTGCTGCAGGTGCCGTTCCTGAAGCTGGTGGGCGCCGCATTGCTGATCTGGATCGGCGTCAAGCTGCTGGCCCCTGGCGACGAGGACGAGCACGGCAACATCGAAGGCTCCGACAAGCTGTGGGCCGCCGTGCGCACCGTGATCGTGGCCGATCTGGTGATGAGCGTGGACAACGTGATCGCCATCGCCGGTGCCGCCGAAGGCGCTGGCGGCGACCACAAGATGCCGCTGGTGGTCTTCGGCCTGCTGGTCAGCATCCCGATCATCGTGTGGGGCAGCCAGTTTGTGATCAAGCTGATGGACCGCTTCCCGGTGGTCATCACCATCGGCGGCATGCTGCTGGGCTGGATCGCCGGCACCATGTCGGTGGGCGACCCCGCGCTCGCCAAGCTGATCCCGCAGGCCGCCGTGGGCGAGGCCGTGGCTTCGGTGCGCTACAGCGCCGGCGTGGCCGGTGCCCTGCTGGTGCTGGCGCTCGGCATGCTTCTCAAGCGCCGCGCCCAAGCCGCCAAGACCGACTGA
- the sucD gene encoding succinate--CoA ligase subunit alpha → MSILINKDTRVITQGITGKTGQFHTKGCQGYANGQAAFVAGVNPKKAGESFEGIPIYASVKEAAQAQSATVSVIYVPPAGAAAAIWEAVEADLDLAICITEGIPVKDMLEVRNKMKAKEAAGGKKTLLLGPNCPGLITPDEIKIGIMPGHIHRKGRIGVVSRSGTLTYEAVAQLTEIGLGQSSAVGIGGDPINGLKHIDVMRLFNDDPDTDAVIMIGEIGGPDEAEAARWVKDHMKKPVVGFIAGVTAPPGKRMGHAGALISGGADTADAKLAVMEECGFTITRNPSEMGKLLKGLLKL, encoded by the coding sequence ATGTCCATCCTCATCAACAAAGACACCCGCGTCATCACCCAGGGCATCACCGGCAAGACCGGCCAGTTCCATACCAAGGGCTGCCAGGGCTACGCCAACGGCCAGGCCGCCTTCGTGGCCGGCGTCAACCCGAAGAAGGCCGGCGAAAGCTTCGAAGGCATCCCGATCTACGCCAGCGTGAAAGAGGCAGCCCAGGCCCAGAGCGCGACGGTCAGCGTGATCTACGTGCCGCCGGCCGGTGCCGCGGCCGCCATCTGGGAGGCGGTGGAAGCCGACCTCGATCTGGCGATCTGCATCACCGAAGGCATTCCGGTCAAGGACATGCTCGAAGTGCGCAACAAGATGAAGGCCAAGGAGGCCGCCGGCGGCAAGAAGACGCTGCTGCTGGGCCCCAACTGCCCGGGCCTGATCACGCCCGACGAGATCAAGATCGGCATCATGCCGGGCCACATCCACCGCAAGGGCCGCATCGGCGTGGTCAGCCGCTCGGGCACGCTGACCTACGAAGCCGTGGCGCAGCTCACCGAGATCGGCCTGGGCCAATCGAGCGCGGTCGGCATCGGCGGCGACCCGATCAACGGCCTGAAGCACATCGACGTGATGCGCCTGTTCAACGACGATCCCGACACCGACGCGGTGATCATGATCGGCGAGATCGGCGGCCCCGACGAGGCCGAGGCCGCACGCTGGGTGAAGGATCACATGAAGAAGCCGGTGGTCGGCTTCATCGCCGGCGTCACCGCCCCTCCGGGCAAGCGCATGGGCCATGCCGGCGCGCTGATCTCGGGCGGCGCCGACACCGCCGACGCCAAGCTGGCGGTGATGGAGGAGTGCGGCTTCACCATCACCCGCAACCCCAGCGAGATGGGCAAGCTGCTCAAGGGCCTGCTCAAGCTCTGA
- the sucC gene encoding ADP-forming succinate--CoA ligase subunit beta encodes MKIHEYQGKEILRQFNVPVPRGIAAFSVQEAVEAAQKLGGPVWVVKAQIHAGGRGKGGGVKVTKSLDGVKDLAGQILGMQLVTHQTGPEGQKVRRLYIEEGADIKKEYYVSLVTDRASQKVAFIASSEGGMDIEEVAHSTPEKISTELIDPLTGLGDAQAAKIARAIGLPEGSVAQAVEIFQNLYRCYMATDASLVEINPLNCDSQGKLIALDAKFNFDANALFRHPEIVAYRDLDEEDPAEVEASKFDLAYISLDGNIGCLVNGAGLAMATMDTIKLFGGEPANFLDVGGGATAEKVTEAFKIMLKNPDVKGILVNIFGGIMRCDTIAEGVMTACKAVNLSVPLVVRMKGTNEDLGKKMLAESGLPIIAADTMAEAATKIVAAVA; translated from the coding sequence ATGAAGATCCACGAATACCAAGGCAAGGAAATCCTGCGCCAGTTCAATGTGCCGGTGCCGCGCGGCATTGCGGCGTTCTCGGTGCAGGAGGCGGTGGAAGCCGCGCAGAAGCTGGGCGGCCCCGTGTGGGTGGTCAAGGCGCAGATCCATGCGGGCGGCCGCGGCAAGGGCGGCGGCGTGAAGGTCACCAAGAGCCTGGACGGCGTGAAGGACCTGGCCGGCCAGATCCTGGGCATGCAGCTGGTCACGCACCAGACCGGCCCCGAGGGCCAGAAGGTGCGCCGCCTGTACATCGAGGAAGGTGCCGACATCAAGAAGGAGTACTACGTCTCCCTCGTCACCGACCGCGCCTCGCAGAAGGTGGCCTTCATCGCCAGCAGCGAAGGCGGCATGGACATCGAAGAGGTGGCCCACAGCACGCCCGAGAAGATCAGCACCGAGCTGATCGACCCGCTCACCGGCCTGGGTGATGCACAGGCGGCCAAGATCGCGCGCGCCATCGGCCTGCCCGAGGGCTCGGTGGCCCAGGCGGTCGAGATCTTCCAGAACCTCTACCGCTGCTACATGGCAACAGACGCCAGCCTGGTCGAGATCAACCCGCTGAACTGCGACAGCCAGGGCAAGCTGATTGCGCTGGACGCCAAGTTCAACTTCGACGCCAACGCGCTGTTCCGCCACCCCGAGATCGTGGCCTACCGCGATCTGGACGAGGAAGACCCGGCCGAGGTGGAAGCCAGCAAGTTCGACCTCGCCTACATCAGCCTGGACGGCAACATCGGCTGCCTGGTCAACGGCGCCGGTCTGGCCATGGCCACCATGGACACCATCAAGCTGTTTGGCGGCGAGCCGGCCAACTTCCTGGATGTGGGCGGTGGCGCCACGGCCGAGAAGGTGACCGAGGCCTTCAAGATCATGCTGAAGAACCCGGATGTGAAGGGCATCCTGGTGAACATCTTCGGCGGCATCATGCGCTGCGACACCATCGCCGAAGGCGTGATGACCGCGTGCAAGGCGGTGAACCTGTCGGTGCCGCTGGTGGTGCGCATGAAGGGCACCAACGAAGACCTGGGCAAGAAGATGCTGGCCGAAAGCGGCCTGCCGATCATCGCCGCAGACACCATGGCTGAAGCCGCCACCAAGATCGTGGCGGCTGTGGCCTGA
- a CDS encoding regulatory protein RecX, producing the protein MAPRPASLKVRALQWLAQREHSRTELRVRLLRAAAGRPVAAMSTDADADADHGHCVEAAGLASGDALTEVDGAGPGIGAEVDAHTSRGRGLDHAPEVDALLDWLSSRGYLSDQRFIDSRIHSRQSRFGNLRIERELAQHGLAAGDETRQQLRDSELSRAREVWQRKYGANATADTAERLRQMRFLAGRGFSHEVVRRIVRGLPDDDC; encoded by the coding sequence ATGGCGCCCCGCCCCGCCTCGCTGAAGGTGCGTGCGCTGCAGTGGCTGGCGCAGCGCGAGCACAGCCGCACCGAATTGCGTGTGCGGCTGCTGCGCGCAGCGGCCGGCCGGCCCGTGGCGGCCATGTCCACCGACGCCGACGCCGACGCCGACCATGGCCACTGCGTCGAAGCCGCAGGCCTGGCGTCTGGCGATGCGCTGACCGAAGTTGATGGGGCCGGGCCAGGCATCGGTGCCGAGGTCGATGCCCACACCTCGCGCGGCCGTGGCCTTGACCACGCGCCCGAGGTCGACGCCCTGCTCGACTGGTTGAGCAGCCGCGGCTACCTGTCCGACCAGCGCTTCATCGACAGCCGCATCCACAGCCGCCAGTCGCGTTTCGGCAACCTGCGCATCGAGCGCGAGCTGGCCCAGCACGGCCTGGCCGCCGGCGACGAGACGCGCCAGCAGCTGCGCGACTCCGAGCTCTCGCGCGCGCGCGAGGTATGGCAGCGCAAGTACGGCGCCAACGCCACCGCCGACACCGCCGAGCGGCTGCGCCAGATGCGTTTTCTGGCCGGCCGGGGTTTCTCGCACGAGGTGGTGCGGCGCATCGTGCGTGGACTGCCTGACGACGACTGCTGA